A genome region from Hymenobacter tibetensis includes the following:
- the odhB gene encoding 2-oxoglutarate dehydrogenase complex dihydrolipoyllysine-residue succinyltransferase: MGLEIKIPAVGESITEVTIAKWLKQDGETVKRDEVIAELESDKATFELPAETDGVLKIRVAEGETIGIGTVIADIGGDGASSSNGAAAPAAAPAAQAAPAAPVAPAADPLTKGEDNPQASDQSGYGGSTSGSADKPTPPVAAPAASAPSSGGATVEMKIPAVGESITEVTVAKWLKEDGAQVQRDEIIAELESDKATFELPAEGSGTLRHAAKEGETIGIGATIARIEGGSGATAAAPAPAAATPASAQNAPAAAPAASASTSYATGTPSPAAGKILGEKGVNAADVQGTGRDGRITKEDAQNAQAKPAAPAVAPVASSPAPAVKPAEAAQPASGNRNQRRERMSNLRKTVARRLVSVKNETAMLTTFNEVNMQPIMDLRTKFKDKFKEKNGVGLGFMSFFTKAVCVALKEWPSVNAQIDGTDIVFNDFCDISIAVSAPKGLVVPVIRNAEELSFEGIEKEVVRLAMLARDNKLTIEQMTGGTFTITNGGVFGSMMSTPIINAPQSAILGMHNIVQRPVAENGQVVIRPMMYLALSYDHRIIDGRESVSFLVRVKELLEDPTRLLLGV, encoded by the coding sequence ATGGGTCTGGAAATTAAAATCCCCGCCGTTGGCGAATCCATCACCGAAGTAACCATTGCCAAATGGCTGAAGCAGGACGGTGAAACGGTGAAGCGCGATGAAGTAATTGCTGAGCTGGAATCAGACAAGGCAACGTTTGAGCTACCGGCCGAAACCGACGGTGTGCTGAAAATACGCGTGGCGGAAGGTGAAACCATTGGTATCGGTACCGTAATCGCCGATATCGGCGGCGACGGCGCATCGTCATCTAACGGCGCGGCAGCTCCTGCCGCCGCCCCTGCGGCGCAAGCTGCTCCTGCCGCCCCCGTGGCCCCGGCTGCTGACCCCCTAACCAAAGGCGAAGACAACCCGCAGGCCAGCGACCAAAGCGGCTACGGCGGCTCAACCTCAGGCTCGGCCGACAAGCCTACGCCGCCTGTGGCCGCTCCAGCAGCCAGCGCGCCTAGCAGTGGTGGTGCAACTGTAGAGATGAAAATTCCGGCAGTGGGCGAGTCCATAACGGAAGTGACCGTAGCCAAGTGGTTGAAAGAAGACGGCGCCCAAGTGCAGCGCGACGAAATTATTGCCGAGCTGGAGTCAGACAAAGCAACGTTTGAGTTACCGGCCGAAGGAAGTGGTACGCTACGTCACGCGGCGAAAGAAGGCGAAACCATTGGCATCGGTGCTACTATTGCGCGTATTGAAGGCGGCAGTGGAGCAACTGCCGCTGCGCCTGCTCCTGCGGCCGCAACTCCTGCTTCAGCTCAGAACGCTCCAGCCGCTGCTCCTGCCGCCTCGGCTTCTACCAGCTATGCTACAGGCACACCTTCACCGGCCGCCGGCAAAATCCTTGGTGAGAAAGGGGTTAATGCTGCAGACGTACAAGGCACCGGCCGCGACGGTCGTATTACCAAGGAAGACGCGCAAAATGCGCAAGCAAAGCCCGCTGCCCCGGCCGTAGCGCCTGTTGCATCGAGCCCTGCCCCAGCTGTCAAGCCAGCGGAAGCCGCTCAGCCTGCTTCTGGCAACCGCAACCAGCGCCGTGAGCGGATGAGCAACCTCCGCAAGACAGTAGCGCGGCGCCTGGTGTCAGTGAAGAACGAAACGGCTATGCTCACCACGTTCAACGAGGTGAACATGCAGCCTATCATGGACTTGCGCACCAAATTTAAAGACAAGTTCAAGGAGAAAAACGGGGTTGGCCTCGGCTTTATGTCGTTCTTCACCAAAGCTGTGTGCGTGGCTCTGAAAGAGTGGCCTTCGGTGAATGCCCAGATCGATGGCACCGACATCGTGTTCAACGACTTCTGTGATATCAGCATTGCCGTATCAGCCCCTAAAGGACTGGTGGTGCCAGTTATTCGCAATGCCGAAGAGCTGTCGTTTGAAGGCATAGAAAAAGAAGTGGTGCGCCTCGCTATGCTGGCCCGCGACAACAAGCTGACCATCGAGCAAATGACGGGCGGTACGTTCACTATCACCAACGGTGGCGTGTTCGGCTCGATGATGAGCACCCCGATTATCAACGCGCCGCAGTCGGCTATTCTGGGCATGCACAACATTGTGCAGCGTCCTGTGGCAGAGAATGGCCAAGTGGTAATTCGCCCCATGATGTATCTGGCCCTGAGCTACGATCACCGCATCATCGACGGCCGCGAGTCGGTGTCGTTCTTGGTGCGTGTGAAGGAGTTGCTCGAAGATCCAACCCGCCTACTGCTCGGCGTGTAA
- a CDS encoding group III truncated hemoglobin — MKNSATLHDIQTEGDIKTLVDTLCYKATNDTLLGASFGAAARIHWPHYLTTQYHYWSSTLLGKGQSGGDPLPEQVVLPRSGAHIEHWLQLFSTTVEEHFVGSKAEEAKNVARQMATRLGILRSRELPVD, encoded by the coding sequence ATGAAGAACTCTGCTACCTTGCACGACATTCAGACCGAAGGCGACATTAAGACGCTGGTGGATACGCTTTGCTACAAAGCCACCAACGACACGCTATTAGGTGCCAGCTTTGGAGCCGCTGCTCGTATTCACTGGCCGCATTACCTTACCACCCAGTATCATTATTGGAGCAGCACCTTGCTTGGCAAAGGCCAGTCAGGCGGTGACCCATTGCCCGAACAAGTGGTACTGCCACGTAGCGGTGCACACATCGAGCATTGGCTACAGCTGTTCTCAACAACTGTTGAAGAACACTTTGTTGGCTCCAAAGCAGAAGAAGCAAAAAACGTAGCGCGTCAAATGGCTACGCGTTTGGGTATTCTTCGCTCGCGGGAGCTGCCAGTAGACTAA
- a CDS encoding MGH1-like glycoside hydrolase domain-containing protein, protein MATELAAAPTPVWQSAAYTLYHNAVVQGEYTARAVSRTTLTSNYQSPTAAFQSPRVSFKFSLNGHDNELPPGQNHLFVAVAHEQTPILETPLIVFGQVYADPTETPATTSLAPNTLLKIRLDMRPVLADFKRQGFYTLYNGQQLYKDDFKHVFVTGDTAPLSWNFNELFGQSEVELHDTHGDGIYEVTLRLHASSNAPATLNRWQQQLNTSEFPQYTSDYPLLDALYNLALEEAKRAVESDGTFRTGQEWAGVWTRDISYSILLSQAMLQPEVAKTSLLRKVTSDSRIVQDTGTGGAYPCSTDRIIWATAAWEIYVTTGDEEWLKQVYPIIKNTIEDDELVAYAASSATAVVQPSQATEHSEGNPVGRLTNLVRGESSFLDWREQTYPEWMQPADIYESESLGTNAAHYQGNKVLALIAHKLGEPDVARLANARADRIKAGINQHLWLPDKGYYGQYRYGRVFQQTSPKSEALGEALAVLFEVADEERSKSVVAHTPVMDYGVPCIYPQIPGVLPYHNNGVWPFVESYWGLAAAKTANETAFMESIAAVTRPAALFLTNKENFVASNGDFAGTQVNSSVMLWSLSGTLGLVYKGLFGLDPQAHGLTFRPFVPHALQGTRHLTGFRYRQAILDIELHGYGNTIRTITLDGAPLPQATVPGNLTGQHTLHIELANEAVPVASQHKVAHHVAPITPSVTYEAGWVRWTAVAGAQAYQVLCNGKPVARTIDTSFPVPSPTVYTEYQVLAVDTHGFESFASEPLLIDVEKVRYVFEFDAACPPSNEACQGYTGRGVVETSTSVNQTVSVRVDIPVSGLYAADFRYANGNGPINTSNKCAIRTLRNGEQFLGTVVLPQRGAEEWSNWGFSNAVLAPLLEGSYVLTLSLERANRNMHGEVNHALLDHLQLTRIQ, encoded by the coding sequence ATGGCTACTGAACTGGCTGCGGCCCCAACACCGGTGTGGCAATCGGCGGCTTACACGCTCTACCATAATGCGGTAGTGCAAGGCGAGTACACCGCCCGCGCTGTGTCGCGCACCACCCTAACCTCGAACTACCAGAGCCCAACTGCTGCGTTTCAAAGCCCGCGGGTGAGCTTCAAGTTCAGCCTGAACGGCCACGACAATGAGTTGCCGCCAGGCCAAAACCACTTATTCGTAGCTGTAGCGCACGAGCAGACCCCTATTCTAGAAACGCCTCTTATCGTGTTCGGGCAGGTGTATGCTGATCCAACAGAAACGCCTGCTACTACTTCCCTTGCGCCTAACACGCTGCTAAAAATTCGGTTGGATATGCGGCCGGTGCTCGCCGACTTCAAGCGTCAAGGCTTCTATACTCTCTACAACGGGCAACAGCTTTATAAAGACGACTTCAAGCACGTGTTCGTGACTGGTGATACGGCGCCGCTCAGCTGGAATTTCAATGAGTTGTTCGGCCAGTCAGAGGTAGAGCTACACGACACGCACGGCGATGGTATCTACGAAGTTACGCTGAGGCTTCATGCTTCATCTAACGCACCAGCGACGCTTAACCGGTGGCAGCAACAGCTTAATACCTCGGAGTTTCCGCAGTACACCTCCGACTATCCGCTGCTTGATGCCCTCTATAACCTGGCGCTGGAGGAAGCTAAGCGCGCAGTGGAATCAGATGGCACCTTCCGTACGGGCCAAGAGTGGGCCGGCGTCTGGACGCGCGACATCAGCTACAGCATTCTTCTGTCCCAAGCCATGTTGCAGCCGGAAGTAGCCAAAACCAGCTTGTTGCGCAAAGTTACCTCCGACAGTCGCATCGTTCAGGACACCGGTACCGGCGGCGCCTACCCTTGCTCCACCGACCGGATTATATGGGCTACGGCAGCCTGGGAAATCTACGTGACGACTGGCGACGAAGAGTGGCTGAAGCAAGTGTACCCGATTATTAAGAACACCATTGAGGACGACGAATTGGTAGCATACGCTGCCAGCAGTGCAACGGCAGTGGTGCAACCGAGCCAGGCCACAGAACACAGCGAGGGGAACCCGGTTGGCCGCCTGACAAACCTAGTACGTGGGGAATCATCGTTTCTGGACTGGCGCGAGCAAACGTACCCGGAGTGGATGCAGCCCGCCGACATCTACGAATCAGAAAGCCTGGGCACAAACGCGGCGCATTATCAAGGCAACAAAGTGCTGGCTTTGATAGCCCACAAGCTAGGCGAACCGGATGTGGCCCGGCTTGCTAACGCGCGAGCCGACCGCATCAAAGCAGGTATCAATCAGCATCTGTGGCTGCCCGACAAGGGCTACTACGGGCAGTATCGTTACGGCCGCGTGTTCCAACAGACTTCACCTAAGTCGGAAGCCCTGGGAGAAGCACTGGCTGTGTTGTTTGAGGTAGCTGACGAGGAACGCAGTAAGTCGGTGGTAGCCCACACCCCCGTTATGGACTACGGGGTTCCGTGCATCTACCCACAGATTCCGGGTGTTTTACCGTACCACAACAACGGGGTGTGGCCTTTTGTGGAAAGCTACTGGGGGTTGGCGGCAGCCAAAACCGCCAACGAAACTGCCTTCATGGAAAGTATAGCCGCAGTCACTCGGCCTGCTGCTCTGTTTCTAACCAACAAAGAAAACTTTGTAGCCAGCAACGGGGATTTCGCTGGCACGCAAGTGAATAGCAGCGTAATGCTATGGAGTTTATCAGGCACTCTGGGACTGGTGTATAAAGGTTTGTTTGGACTGGACCCGCAGGCGCACGGCCTTACATTCCGACCGTTTGTGCCGCACGCTTTGCAAGGGACGCGGCACCTCACGGGCTTTCGGTACCGGCAAGCTATTCTTGACATCGAGTTGCACGGCTACGGCAACACCATCCGAACTATTACGCTTGACGGTGCCCCTTTGCCACAAGCCACCGTGCCGGGCAACCTGACGGGGCAGCATACCCTACACATCGAACTAGCTAACGAAGCGGTACCCGTTGCTTCCCAACACAAAGTGGCCCACCACGTCGCGCCGATAACACCGTCGGTGACATACGAGGCGGGCTGGGTGCGCTGGACTGCAGTGGCAGGTGCGCAAGCGTACCAGGTGCTCTGCAACGGCAAACCTGTGGCTCGCACCATCGACACTTCTTTCCCGGTACCTTCTCCTACTGTTTACACCGAGTACCAAGTGCTGGCAGTGGACACGCACGGCTTCGAGAGCTTCGCCAGTGAGCCATTGTTGATAGACGTCGAGAAGGTTCGCTACGTCTTCGAATTCGATGCTGCCTGTCCGCCCTCCAACGAAGCATGCCAGGGCTACACAGGTAGAGGTGTTGTGGAAACCAGCACCAGCGTCAACCAAACAGTTTCGGTGCGTGTCGATATTCCGGTTTCTGGCCTGTACGCCGCGGATTTTCGCTATGCCAACGGCAATGGCCCCATCAACACCAGCAACAAGTGCGCTATCCGGACACTACGCAACGGGGAGCAGTTCCTTGGCACAGTGGTGCTGCCACAACGCGGCGCGGAGGAATGGTCGAATTGGGGATTCAGCAATGCCGTGTTGGCTCCCCTGCTAGAAGGTTCTTACGTGCTAACGCTCAGCTTGGAACGGGCCAACCGCAACATGCATGGCGAGGTCAATCACGCGTTGCTAGACCATCTTCAACTAACAAGAATTCAGTAA
- the yedA gene encoding drug/metabolite exporter YedA, with translation MSASSLPGTPSRVAVVLAFAAVYIIWGSTYLGIRFAIDSMPPLLMAGSRYMLAGVVLYGFMRLRGEPAPAGRGWATALLIGICLLTFGNGGVTLGEQYIPSGLAALLVATVPMFLAILGWWSGVAARPTLWVAIGLACGLLGVYLLARTPGASHVALPGHEGLGMVLVLTAGLLWAVGSLYSKGHQPSPSPFVSGGMQMICGGLVMLVVGLVRGEATEFDVAQVTAKSWWAYTYLVTFGSIVAFTAYIWLLRVVEPALAGTYAFVNPVVAVLLGWAFAGEALNPQMLGGAALIVVAVALVVLGGSKKPAPKQ, from the coding sequence ATGTCTGCTTCTTCTTTGCCTGGTACTCCGAGTCGCGTGGCTGTAGTGCTTGCCTTTGCGGCCGTGTATATCATCTGGGGTTCCACATACCTCGGTATCCGCTTCGCTATTGACTCTATGCCGCCGCTGCTTATGGCGGGCTCACGCTACATGCTGGCGGGGGTCGTGCTTTATGGCTTTATGCGGCTGCGTGGCGAACCAGCACCGGCTGGGCGCGGCTGGGCAACTGCGCTGCTCATTGGTATTTGCCTGTTAACCTTTGGCAACGGGGGCGTCACGTTGGGGGAGCAGTATATTCCTTCCGGGCTGGCGGCCCTGCTAGTAGCCACGGTACCTATGTTTCTGGCAATACTGGGCTGGTGGAGTGGCGTAGCAGCCCGGCCTACGCTGTGGGTAGCCATAGGGCTGGCTTGCGGGCTATTGGGGGTGTATCTGTTGGCTCGCACTCCCGGCGCCAGCCATGTGGCATTGCCTGGCCATGAGGGCCTGGGCATGGTGCTGGTTCTGACGGCAGGCCTTCTGTGGGCGGTGGGGTCCTTGTATTCAAAGGGCCATCAGCCCAGCCCCTCCCCTTTTGTTTCGGGCGGCATGCAGATGATTTGTGGGGGGCTAGTGATGCTGGTAGTTGGTCTGGTGCGAGGCGAAGCAACAGAGTTTGATGTAGCACAGGTAACCGCCAAGTCGTGGTGGGCTTACACTTATCTGGTAACCTTCGGGTCGATTGTTGCCTTTACGGCGTATATCTGGCTGCTACGGGTGGTGGAGCCAGCGCTGGCAGGTACGTACGCTTTCGTGAATCCGGTAGTGGCAGTACTGTTGGGCTGGGCCTTTGCCGGTGAGGCCCTAAATCCGCAGATGTTAGGTGGAGCCGCCCTGATTGTGGTAGCAGTAGCGTTGGTCGTGCTGGGTGGGAGCAAGAAACCAGCCCCCAAACAGTAA
- a CDS encoding Crp/Fnr family transcriptional regulator: protein MSAPTSCQNCPYLRQSLLGSCQISELAQLSNSKVSQRYQRGQVIYQEGSRPAGLYCIHEGRVKVSTMSGEGKEQILKLRKEGDVLGFQALTACGNYASSAIALTDCVVCMVPRPDFFSIMEQNTQFSHELMRLLAAALGDAEKRVVHTAYNPVRERLAEALVQLYTFFLPETADAFSIPISREDLAALMSTAKETASRLLSEFRDEGLIATKGSSITVLNLEKLKKISTVYA, encoded by the coding sequence ATGTCAGCTCCGACTAGTTGTCAGAATTGCCCTTATCTGCGGCAATCATTGCTGGGCTCTTGCCAGATAAGTGAATTAGCACAGCTCTCGAACAGCAAGGTATCGCAGCGGTACCAGCGCGGACAAGTTATCTACCAGGAAGGTAGCCGGCCTGCCGGGCTCTATTGTATCCACGAGGGTCGGGTGAAGGTCTCGACGATGAGTGGCGAAGGAAAAGAGCAAATCCTGAAGCTGCGTAAGGAAGGTGACGTGCTAGGTTTTCAAGCGCTAACTGCCTGTGGCAACTATGCCTCTTCGGCCATTGCCCTGACCGATTGCGTGGTGTGCATGGTACCCCGCCCCGACTTCTTCAGCATCATGGAGCAAAACACCCAGTTTTCTCACGAGTTGATGCGTCTGTTGGCAGCGGCACTCGGTGATGCGGAGAAGCGGGTAGTGCACACGGCGTACAATCCAGTGCGTGAGCGTTTGGCCGAAGCTCTTGTGCAACTCTATACTTTCTTTCTGCCCGAAACAGCTGATGCGTTCAGCATTCCTATCTCACGCGAGGACTTGGCAGCTCTTATGAGTACAGCCAAAGAAACCGCCAGCCGCCTGCTTTCCGAATTTCGCGACGAAGGACTCATTGCCACGAAAGGCAGTAGCATCACGGTTCTGAACCTCGAGAAGCTGAAGAAAATAAGCACGGTATACGCTTAG
- a CDS encoding carboxypeptidase-like regulatory domain-containing protein produces the protein MKLTASPFNPESGELLPVYRDAYLNGDLSRESAKAVEQYLGRDADLAHETLNRWQDLQATEPSAVVAPTWVEKQIQFIRTEPVRFRRRAASMVGATVLLGTMVFAGTNLPTTSLPTEGAALTATAALEAAEASSAASSMRLMTVRGRILDEEGAPLVGATVMHAGSSQGVSTNAKGEYLLHVPAGASTLQYGYGGYQDEEITLKSGGTNNVTLLPKKHMQADQEQVQKQKRRWWKF, from the coding sequence ATGAAACTGACCGCTTCTCCCTTCAATCCAGAGTCCGGCGAATTGCTGCCGGTATACCGTGATGCTTATTTGAATGGTGACCTTAGCCGGGAGTCGGCTAAGGCAGTAGAACAGTACCTGGGCCGGGACGCCGACCTCGCCCACGAAACGCTCAACCGCTGGCAAGACCTGCAAGCCACCGAGCCGAGCGCAGTGGTTGCTCCTACGTGGGTCGAAAAACAAATCCAATTTATCCGCACCGAGCCAGTGCGCTTCCGCCGTCGGGCGGCCAGCATGGTAGGAGCCACCGTGCTACTCGGTACTATGGTATTTGCGGGCACCAACCTGCCTACCACCAGCTTGCCCACCGAAGGTGCGGCCCTAACGGCCACTGCCGCCCTCGAAGCAGCCGAAGCTTCTTCAGCTGCCTCTTCCATGCGCCTCATGACGGTGCGCGGCCGCATCCTCGACGAAGAAGGTGCTCCCCTGGTAGGCGCTACCGTAATGCACGCTGGTAGCAGCCAAGGCGTATCAACCAACGCCAAAGGTGAATACCTACTGCACGTACCAGCTGGTGCTAGCACGTTGCAATACGGCTACGGTGGCTACCAAGATGAAGAAATTACGCTGAAAAGCGGTGGTACCAACAACGTAACGCTACTCCCTAAAAAGCACATGCAAGCCGACCAGGAGCAGGTGCAAAAGCAGAAGCGCCGCTGGTGGAAGTTCTAG
- the lpdA gene encoding dihydrolipoyl dehydrogenase, with product MTQYDVTVIGSGPGGYVAAIRCAQLGLKTALIEKYSTLGGTCLNVGCIPSKALLDSTEHYHNAHSTFKEHGIELSDLQVNMNQMIDRKNGVVKANTDGIQFLMKKNKIDVIYGVGSFVDKNHIKIQPTAGGEEQQIETKNVIIATGSKPTVLPFIKQDKQRIITSTEALNIREVPKHMIVIGGGVIGLEMASVYARLGAKVSVVEFMDSLIPTMDRGLGKELKRILGKIGIEFFLSHKVTGATREGDTVTVTATNPKGEEVKFEGDYCLVAVGRVPYTAGLNLEAAGVEMEERGRIKVDEHLQTNVPGIYAIGDVIRGAMLAHKAEEEGVFVAETIVGQKPHVNYLLIPGVVYTWPEVAGVGYTEEQLKEQGKAYKTGSFPFRASGRARASMDLDGFVKVLADKETDEILGVHMIGPRIADLIAEAVTAMEFRASAEDVARMSHAHPTYAEAMKEACLAATENRAIHM from the coding sequence ATGACCCAATACGACGTTACCGTTATCGGCTCCGGGCCCGGCGGTTATGTAGCGGCCATCCGCTGCGCCCAGCTAGGCCTCAAAACGGCCCTTATCGAGAAGTACAGCACGCTAGGCGGCACTTGCCTCAACGTAGGCTGTATTCCGAGCAAAGCCCTCCTCGACTCGACGGAGCACTATCATAACGCGCATTCCACGTTCAAGGAGCACGGCATTGAGCTGAGCGACTTGCAGGTGAACATGAACCAGATGATAGACCGTAAAAACGGCGTCGTGAAGGCGAATACCGACGGTATTCAGTTCCTGATGAAGAAAAACAAAATCGATGTCATCTACGGTGTCGGTTCGTTCGTGGACAAAAACCACATCAAGATCCAGCCTACTGCTGGTGGTGAGGAGCAGCAGATCGAAACCAAAAACGTCATTATTGCCACTGGCTCCAAGCCCACGGTGCTGCCCTTCATCAAGCAAGACAAGCAGCGCATTATCACCAGCACCGAGGCCCTGAATATCCGGGAAGTGCCCAAGCACATGATTGTGATTGGCGGCGGCGTAATCGGGCTGGAAATGGCATCGGTGTACGCCCGCCTCGGCGCGAAAGTATCGGTGGTGGAGTTCATGGACTCGCTCATCCCGACCATGGACCGCGGCCTTGGCAAAGAGCTGAAGCGTATCCTGGGCAAAATTGGCATCGAGTTCTTCCTGAGCCACAAAGTAACCGGCGCTACCCGCGAGGGCGACACTGTGACCGTAACTGCTACCAACCCGAAAGGAGAGGAAGTGAAATTTGAAGGCGACTACTGCCTGGTAGCCGTGGGCCGCGTGCCCTACACCGCCGGCCTGAACTTGGAAGCTGCCGGGGTAGAAATGGAAGAGCGCGGCCGCATCAAGGTAGATGAGCACCTGCAAACCAACGTGCCCGGCATCTACGCCATCGGCGACGTGATTCGCGGGGCCATGCTAGCGCACAAGGCAGAGGAAGAAGGCGTGTTCGTGGCCGAAACCATTGTAGGCCAGAAGCCGCACGTCAACTACCTACTCATCCCCGGCGTGGTGTACACCTGGCCGGAAGTGGCCGGCGTCGGCTACACCGAAGAGCAGTTAAAGGAGCAGGGCAAAGCCTACAAAACTGGCTCGTTCCCGTTCCGCGCTTCGGGCCGCGCCCGCGCCTCCATGGACCTCGACGGCTTCGTGAAAGTGCTAGCCGACAAGGAAACCGACGAAATCCTGGGCGTGCACATGATTGGCCCACGCATCGCCGACCTCATTGCCGAAGCCGTAACGGCCATGGAATTCCGCGCCTCCGCCGAGGACGTAGCCCGCATGAGCCACGCCCACCCCACCTACGCCGAAGCCATGAAGGAAGCCTGCCTAGCCGCCACCGAGAACCGCGCCATTCACATGTAA
- a CDS encoding AAA family ATPase, translated as MYDLSSGEKRKALIDVAYSFLVRSQERDKQIILAVDEPDASLHISACYEQFSRLFELVKLGHQIIITTHWYGYLPIISEGSATSMKKTSANEVDVNFFDLYNYREKITQDRKKINGILPYDISLKSHNDLVQSITYSLIGASTYNWLICEGISEKIYFEHIFSDKILDSNLKILPVGGYKEVKKIYESLISPMNDPDYSIKGTVYCLIDTDTEILKVEVKSIKNLYFKRLLNKQQETELVNIDSNASTPPTEIEDCLNPKIYFKTLQSFADKDEDIKNILATNEYNSQAKVSGDTLDLKPSQQKLLKGFFDKNMGMNKVLFAKQYVEISNLDEFDKEQEAKWITDIKSTLKKSANPAKPTNDIKPSQAKSTTTNAVELSSQKIDSKKEIIALPEEGDTPVVEEIFEDNEPIIEEFFEDEGDIDLDDSF; from the coding sequence GTGTATGATTTAAGTTCAGGAGAAAAAAGGAAAGCACTTATTGATGTAGCCTATTCCTTTCTAGTAAGAAGCCAAGAAAGAGATAAACAAATCATACTTGCAGTCGACGAACCGGACGCTTCACTACACATATCTGCTTGTTACGAGCAGTTTTCCAGATTATTTGAGCTTGTCAAACTTGGACATCAAATAATTATTACAACACATTGGTACGGCTATTTGCCAATTATATCTGAAGGATCAGCAACTTCAATGAAGAAAACATCAGCAAATGAAGTTGATGTTAACTTTTTTGACCTATACAATTATCGAGAAAAAATAACCCAAGACAGAAAGAAAATAAATGGCATCCTTCCTTACGATATAAGCCTCAAAAGCCACAATGACCTTGTTCAATCTATAACCTATTCCCTAATAGGTGCATCCACTTATAATTGGCTCATCTGCGAAGGAATATCGGAAAAAATTTACTTTGAACACATTTTTTCTGACAAAATCCTTGACAGCAATTTAAAAATACTACCAGTCGGGGGATACAAGGAGGTAAAAAAAATATACGAAAGCTTAATTTCTCCTATGAATGACCCTGATTACTCAATAAAAGGAACGGTTTACTGCCTCATAGATACTGATACTGAAATTCTTAAAGTAGAAGTAAAATCAATAAAAAATCTATATTTTAAACGCTTATTAAACAAACAACAGGAAACAGAATTAGTAAACATTGATAGTAATGCAAGCACGCCTCCTACAGAAATAGAAGATTGCTTAAATCCTAAAATATACTTCAAGACATTGCAATCATTTGCGGACAAAGATGAAGACATAAAAAATATATTAGCAACTAACGAATACAACAGCCAAGCAAAAGTTTCAGGAGATACTTTAGACTTAAAACCAAGTCAACAAAAGTTACTCAAAGGCTTCTTCGACAAAAACATGGGGATGAATAAAGTATTATTCGCGAAGCAATATGTTGAAATATCAAATTTAGATGAATTCGACAAAGAGCAGGAGGCGAAATGGATTACAGATATAAAGTCTACTTTAAAAAAGTCTGCCAATCCTGCTAAACCAACAAACGATATTAAACCGAGTCAAGCCAAATCTACTACTACAAATGCAGTAGAACTGTCAAGTCAGAAGATCGACTCAAAGAAAGAGATTATAGCTCTCCCAGAAGAAGGCGACACTCCTGTTGTGGAAGAGATTTTCGAAGATAACGAACCTATCATAGAAGAATTTTTTGAGGATGAGGGTGATATTGATTTAGATGATTCCTTTTAA
- a CDS encoding AAA family ATPase, producing the protein MIVALHLRHFKVYKGIHFVPLSNGDKFCSLIGENGTGKSSILEAIDFVLNKKDIKEWPINNDAKAKGGIKGANSPFITITLLIKKESLRHTNAEDSKHFKTAQRISKQLWESNIKSNSRTSDGFNEYRNNLALKYNKDEYLLVMIGKRANEPGIYFGPIHYELGFFNTEGKHNESDLQKQFEGFYDYIISHYAYLYIPVETDAQLYTKLETQDMQKLMDKNIHKEIEKAITNKVLKGINIELNKFVEEIEATLESYQYKGKSKNSLTMPDLISKIIEAYFSIKILNKKTRIRL; encoded by the coding sequence ATGATAGTAGCGTTACACCTTCGACATTTTAAAGTTTATAAAGGAATTCACTTTGTTCCATTATCAAATGGGGATAAATTTTGCAGCCTAATAGGGGAGAACGGAACTGGCAAAAGCTCAATACTTGAAGCTATTGATTTTGTTCTTAACAAGAAAGATATAAAGGAATGGCCAATAAATAACGATGCAAAAGCAAAAGGTGGTATAAAGGGAGCAAATAGTCCTTTTATAACAATCACACTGCTAATTAAAAAAGAATCATTAAGACACACAAACGCAGAAGACAGTAAGCATTTTAAAACTGCTCAAAGAATATCAAAGCAATTATGGGAATCAAACATAAAATCAAACTCTAGAACATCCGACGGGTTTAATGAGTATAGAAATAATCTTGCATTAAAGTATAACAAAGATGAATACCTACTTGTAATGATTGGCAAAAGAGCTAATGAACCAGGAATTTATTTTGGGCCAATACATTATGAATTGGGTTTTTTTAATACAGAAGGAAAGCACAATGAATCAGACTTACAAAAGCAATTTGAAGGATTTTATGACTACATAATATCACATTACGCTTACTTATATATACCTGTAGAAACCGACGCCCAACTATACACAAAGTTAGAAACTCAAGATATGCAAAAGTTGATGGATAAAAATATACACAAAGAAATAGAAAAAGCTATTACAAACAAGGTATTAAAAGGGATAAATATAGAATTGAATAAATTTGTAGAGGAAATTGAAGCAACTTTAGAATCATATCAATATAAGGGCAAAAGCAAGAATTCATTAACAATGCCCGACTTGATATCTAAAATAATAGAGGCATATTTTTCTATAAAAATTCTCAATAAAAAAACAAGGATTCGCCTTTAG